In Candidatus Syntrophosphaera sp., a single genomic region encodes these proteins:
- a CDS encoding ECF transporter S component — MFKRFTTQDLIVIAALAGIGIAIKPIVSPLSKMISTPLMVPGGSFTGGLYMLWLVLAVLIVSKRGTGTIYGLLQALIIMVAGMRGNQGLLSIVSYTLPGIAVDLVYPVLRHPERLCTHLILCALANMTGALVVAVLLFRHPLPLVAIILGMSLLSGLLGGLVSHGIYKTLKHYELIT; from the coding sequence ATGTTCAAACGTTTCACCACGCAGGACCTGATCGTAATCGCCGCCCTGGCCGGGATCGGCATCGCGATCAAACCTATCGTATCCCCTCTGTCCAAGATGATCTCCACGCCGCTGATGGTGCCTGGAGGCTCGTTTACAGGCGGCCTGTACATGCTGTGGCTGGTCCTGGCCGTGCTGATCGTATCCAAACGCGGCACCGGAACGATCTACGGGCTGCTGCAGGCCCTGATCATCATGGTGGCAGGCATGCGTGGCAACCAGGGCTTGCTGAGCATCGTCAGCTACACCCTGCCCGGGATCGCCGTGGACCTGGTGTATCCGGTTTTGCGTCATCCGGAGAGGCTTTGCACCCATCTGATCCTCTGCGCTTTGGCCAACATGACCGGCGCGCTGGTGGTCGCTGTCCTGCTCTTTCGGCACCCTTTGCCACTGGTCGCCATCATCCTGGGGATGTCTCTGCTTTCCGGGCTGCTGGGCGGACTGGTCTCGCACGGGATCTATAAAACCTTAAAACACTATGAGTTGATAACATGA
- a CDS encoding cytidine/deoxycytidylate deaminase family protein, whose amino-acid sequence MNKRPSWQEYFMQMAILASKRSTCLRRQVGSVLVKDNQILSTGYNGSPKGVRHCAEVGCLRETNSVPSGQMHELCRGVHAEQNAIIQAGLNGSSTRGATIYCTHQPCSICAKMIINAEIKTIYIADKYPDTLAEQLLAEAGVEMTHYDIASGRMKRLI is encoded by the coding sequence ATGAATAAACGCCCGTCCTGGCAAGAGTATTTCATGCAAATGGCGATCCTGGCCTCCAAGCGTAGCACCTGTCTGCGGCGCCAGGTGGGGTCGGTCCTGGTGAAGGACAATCAGATCCTGTCCACAGGCTACAACGGCAGCCCGAAAGGGGTGCGGCACTGCGCCGAGGTCGGCTGCCTGCGCGAGACCAATTCCGTTCCCTCGGGTCAGATGCATGAACTCTGCCGGGGAGTGCACGCGGAGCAGAATGCCATCATCCAGGCTGGCCTGAACGGTTCCAGCACGCGCGGAGCGACGATCTATTGCACCCATCAGCCCTGCAGCATTTGCGCCAAGATGATCATCAACGCCGAGATCAAGACCATCTACATTGCCGATAAGTATCCCGACACGCTGGCCGAACAGCTCTTGGCCGAAGCGGGAGTGGAAATGACCCATTATGACATTGCCAGCGGCAGGATGAAGCGGCTGATCTGA
- a CDS encoding PadR family transcriptional regulator: protein MSKPKLVVLGFLSRLPMYGYQIGHVVEEFDFPAWAGIRLPSIYKALQDLEASKHIRGEQVNEGNNPPRTVFHINAKGRELHSELVREYLSSPKIRNEDWWLALSFAWKAVDKGFLADSIKARIQRLEEANNKVRSGICSELISKAQLPFVHEHILRLGLKHHRAEIRALKELLADVISGQNEDFFSDTGENN from the coding sequence ATGTCCAAGCCCAAACTGGTTGTTCTGGGATTCCTGAGCCGCCTGCCCATGTATGGATATCAGATCGGCCATGTGGTCGAAGAGTTTGATTTTCCCGCCTGGGCGGGGATCAGGCTGCCCTCCATTTACAAGGCCCTGCAGGACTTGGAGGCATCGAAACACATTCGCGGAGAACAGGTCAACGAGGGCAACAATCCACCCCGGACCGTGTTTCACATCAACGCCAAAGGCCGGGAGCTGCATTCCGAGCTTGTGCGTGAATACCTTTCCTCCCCCAAAATACGGAACGAGGATTGGTGGCTGGCCCTGTCCTTTGCCTGGAAAGCGGTTGACAAAGGGTTTCTGGCCGATTCCATCAAAGCCAGGATCCAGCGTCTGGAAGAAGCGAATAACAAGGTCCGCTCAGGAATCTGCAGCGAACTCATCAGCAAAGCCCAACTGCCTTTTGTGCATGAACACATACTGCGGCTGGGGCTCAAGCACCACCGGGCCGAGATCAGAGCCCTGAAGGAACTGCTGGCTGACGTCATTTCCGGCCAAAACGAAGATTTCTTTAGCGATACGGGAGAAAACAATTGA
- a CDS encoding TolC family protein, with the protein MKRFTIILILLGAALLGAQDRGILSLEQAHELALHNNAAYQAKLAELEAAKWGKTSALSNFLPSLSLDGTLLYMDPAASYQAGGTTLKLNNDIRSFGLSLSQPLFLGGKIWQGYQMSRIALDMAQTGLEAQRLALFSEVDNLYLAVLQTQELLAISELDKRSAELNLQIARLKYDSGLLANADYLRFQSQLASKEVTLLQAQTALQLSQLSLRNYLGISYLPSVEDFDPIESDQSLQVLEDYDNADAAALTALALERGKAASTSLRLLDSSVELSRRAHMISKGSFLPTLMLIGSRKYEENGLDRYEFEASNQILLTASVPILPQLGNYADMKKAGFALKKARLEAITATDGILLATEASVLNLVSAAKQVRAARLSLDYSQQSYEQLQERFRLNLISAKDLLDAELMLSAARIAHSNAIYNYHKARISLMQSLGFTDAQELDSMILIGANK; encoded by the coding sequence TTGAAACGCTTTACGATCATCCTGATACTGCTGGGCGCTGCTCTGCTGGGGGCACAAGACCGTGGCATCCTCAGCCTGGAGCAGGCTCACGAACTTGCTTTGCATAACAACGCCGCCTATCAGGCCAAGCTGGCGGAACTGGAAGCGGCAAAATGGGGCAAAACCTCGGCCCTGAGCAACTTCCTGCCCAGCCTGAGCCTGGACGGGACCCTGCTGTATATGGACCCTGCCGCGTCCTACCAAGCGGGAGGAACAACCCTCAAGCTGAACAACGACATCCGCAGCTTCGGGCTGTCCCTCTCCCAGCCTCTGTTTTTGGGAGGCAAGATCTGGCAGGGATACCAGATGTCCAGGATCGCCCTGGACATGGCGCAAACCGGCCTTGAGGCCCAGAGGCTGGCCCTGTTCAGCGAAGTGGACAATCTCTACCTGGCTGTCCTGCAGACCCAGGAGCTGCTGGCCATCAGCGAACTGGACAAGCGCTCGGCAGAGCTGAACCTGCAGATCGCGCGCCTGAAATACGACAGCGGCCTGTTGGCCAATGCCGACTACCTGCGCTTCCAGAGCCAGCTCGCTTCCAAGGAAGTCACTCTGCTGCAGGCGCAGACGGCTTTGCAGCTTTCCCAACTGAGCCTCAGAAATTACCTCGGGATCAGCTATTTGCCCAGCGTGGAGGACTTCGATCCGATTGAAAGCGACCAGAGCCTGCAAGTGCTGGAAGATTATGACAACGCTGACGCGGCCGCCTTGACCGCGCTGGCATTGGAACGGGGCAAAGCGGCCAGCACATCTTTGAGATTGCTGGATAGCTCGGTGGAACTTTCCCGGCGGGCACACATGATCTCCAAGGGATCCTTCCTCCCCACCTTGATGCTGATCGGAAGCAGGAAATATGAGGAGAATGGTCTGGACCGCTATGAGTTTGAGGCTTCCAACCAGATCCTGCTCACCGCTTCGGTCCCGATCCTGCCTCAATTGGGCAATTACGCGGACATGAAAAAAGCCGGCTTTGCCCTCAAAAAGGCCAGGCTGGAGGCCATAACCGCCACGGACGGCATCCTGCTGGCAACTGAGGCCTCTGTCCTGAATCTGGTCAGCGCGGCCAAACAGGTCCGGGCGGCCAGACTTTCCCTGGATTACTCGCAGCAGAGCTATGAACAACTGCAGGAGCGGTTCCGCCTGAACCTGATCTCCGCCAAAGACCTGCTGGACGCCGAACTGATGCTGTCCGCAGCCCGGATCGCCCATTCCAACGCAATTTACAACTATCATAAAGCCCGCATCAGCCTGATGCAAAGCCTGGGATTCACAGACGCCCAAGAGCTTGACTCAATGATTCTAATTGGAGCAAATAAATGA